In the genome of Dyadobacter fermentans DSM 18053, the window TATTCCCAAACGGTTTTGCCGGTTTTACGATCGAATGCGCGGATTTTCTCGTCTTTGGTGCCTGCAATGAATACCAGGCCGCCGGCTGTCACGATCGGGCCGCCGTAGTTTTCGGTGCCTGTAATGGGAACGCCTTTTTTGGTCAGCTCGGGGAATTCGCCGAGCGGGACGCGCCAGAGGTATTCGCCGGTGTTGAGGTCGATGGCGTTGAGCGTGCCCCAGGGTGGCTTAATAGCCGGGTAACCGTCCGGGTCGAAGAAGCGCGTCCAACCATTATTAATGTAAGGCGGAATGTAGGGAAACACCGATTGCGCTTCCGCAGGCGCTTCGCTGGCACTGTGCTCCTCCGCGCCGGGAGTTTTAGAAGGTGTATTCAAAAGAAAACCCACCAGCTCGTCGCGATCCTTGTCGGAAATGTGCTGAAATGACGGCATTCGTCCCCGACCGGTTTTGATAATGCTGCCGATTTCTTCTTTCGACATCCGGCTACCGACCTGCACAAGGCTCGGGTACTCCTGCCCGCTGCCCTGGCGGTCGGCGCGGTGGCAGGCGGCGCAATTGCGCATGTACACAGCCTGGCCGGGCGATGCGGCGGTCTGGCTGGTTCCCGGCTTTCCGGCAGATGGTCTGCGTTGGTAGTCCATCATTTTCAGGTCCCACACCATTTCGTTGGCGTTTTGGTACAAAATGCCTTCCGGGTCGGCCGCGTTACCGCCCCATTCGGCACCGCCGCCGATGCCCAGGTACAGGCTGCCTTCCTTGCTGGGCGGCATGTATTTATTGCCGGAGCGGGTTTGTTTGAATTTTTCCAAAACAAATGCATGCGCTTCGGGCGTGCGGTCGGTGATTTCGCTTTCGGTGAAATTCTGGCGTGCGAATGGCGCCGGCCTGATCGGGAATGGCTGCGTGGGCCAGGGATGTTCGCCGGGCAGGTGGTAGTCGGTCAATGCGGGGCGTTCTTCTACCGGGAACAACGGCTTGCCGGTGTCGCGGTCGAGCAGGAACAGCAGGCCGTCTTTGGTAGCCTGTGCTACGGCGTCGATTTTGCGGGGTTTGCCGTTGCTGCCTTTGTGGGTGACGGTGAGCAGGTTGGGCTGGCAGGAAATGTCCCTGTCCCAAAGATCGTGGTGCACGGTTTGGTAGTACCAGTTCATCTTGCCCTTCTCTGCATTGAGCGAAATCACGCAATTGGCATACAAATTCTTCCCTTCCCGGTCCGCGCCGTAAAAATC includes:
- a CDS encoding outer membrane protein assembly factor BamB family protein, which encodes MHSNQHKKVGPPGRSLRLVAVPVILTALVAFNGLQTDDRNADWIAYGGNKAGNRYSPLTQINLSNVSQLRVAWEYDAAKLAEVTPAAGAPAAGSPAAGAPASGSPARRRPMEIQCQPIIVNGVLYGTTPYLSLFALKADTGEELWRFDPFAGGTPRFHANRGVMFWEDGRDKRILYTAGNHLCAVDAATGKLVQRFGDGGRVDLSAGVTGRPGRDNDKLSVDATSPGVIYKDMLVIGSRVSEYGDAAPGHIRAFDVRTGKLKWTFHTVPEPGEPGHDTWPKDAWKRIGGANNWAGMVLDEKRGAVYFGTGSPSVDFYGADREGKNLYANCVISLNAEKGKMNWYYQTVHHDLWDRDISCQPNLLTVTHKGSNGKPRKIDAVAQATKDGLLFLLDRDTGKPLFPVEERPALTDYHLPGEHPWPTQPFPIRPAPFARQNFTESEITDRTPEAHAFVLEKFKQTRSGNKYMPPSKEGSLYLGIGGGAEWGGNAADPEGILYQNANEMVWDLKMMDYQRRPSAGKPGTSQTAASPGQAVYMRNCAACHRADRQGSGQEYPSLVQVGSRMSKEEIGSIIKTGRGRMPSFQHISDKDRDELVGFLLNTPSKTPGAEEHSASEAPAEAQSVFPYIPPYINNGWTRFFDPDGYPAIKPPWGTLNAIDLNTGEYLWRVPLGEFPELTKKGVPITGTENYGGPIVTAGGLVFIAGTKDEKIRAFDRKTGKTVWEYQLPAGGFATPATYMVNGKQYVVIAAGGAKNGHKAGGKYIAFALP